From one Streptomyces sp. ICC1 genomic stretch:
- a CDS encoding dsRBD fold-containing protein, which translates to MSHTTEWKTHLYLFEEDHATKVRVELDTGTTRLTGHGTARCNPTDNDVPEIGDELAAARALENLAMQLKRTAYTDMAAAGTAPRHAPLSAYDLG; encoded by the coding sequence ATGTCGCACACGACCGAATGGAAGACCCACCTCTACCTCTTCGAGGAAGATCACGCGACCAAGGTCCGCGTCGAACTCGACACCGGAACCACCCGCCTCACGGGCCACGGCACCGCGCGCTGCAACCCCACGGACAACGACGTGCCCGAGATCGGCGACGAACTCGCGGCCGCCCGGGCGCTCGAGAACCTGGCGATGCAGCTCAAGCGCACTGCCTACACCGACATGGCAGCAGCGGGGACCGCACCGCGGCACGCCCCCCTCTCGGCCTACGACCTTGGGTGA
- a CDS encoding flavodoxin domain-containing protein, translated as MSTKRVLVAYGTKHGATAGIAEQIGTTLREDGFDAVVLPADDVHDVRAYDAVVLGGSLYAGHWSSKAKHCAERNADSLRHRPVWMFSSGPLDRSADDHDIPPVSAVAREMQLIGAREHMTFGGSLTARTPGFLAKALNRQGKGGDFRNPERIQKWAHHISAELVAA; from the coding sequence ATGAGCACCAAGCGAGTCCTGGTCGCCTACGGCACCAAGCACGGAGCCACCGCCGGCATCGCCGAACAGATCGGCACGACCCTCCGGGAGGACGGTTTCGACGCCGTCGTACTTCCCGCCGACGATGTCCACGACGTCCGCGCCTACGACGCCGTCGTCCTCGGAGGATCCCTCTACGCCGGCCACTGGAGCAGCAAGGCCAAGCACTGCGCAGAACGCAATGCCGACTCCTTGCGGCACCGCCCCGTGTGGATGTTCAGCAGCGGCCCGCTCGACCGCTCGGCCGATGATCACGACATCCCCCCGGTCTCCGCCGTCGCCCGGGAGATGCAGCTGATCGGAGCGCGCGAGCACATGACCTTCGGCGGCAGCCTTACGGCCCGCACCCCGGGCTTCCTTGCCAAGGCGCTGAACCGCCAGGGCAAGGGCGGAGACTTCCGCAACCCCGAGCGCATCCAGAAGTGGGCCCACCACATCAGCGCCGAGCTCGTGGCCGCCTGA
- a CDS encoding universal stress protein, with protein MDRQHEAPRIVVGVDGSSSSQAALRWAVRYAALVSGRVEAVAAWDLPGAASWSAPAVDATFDEEEAERRLVEEVRTVLGEDGASRVHQRLVRGNPVDVLVDAAEGADLLVVGSRGRGGFRRALLGSVSQQAAVHAPCPITIVRADVSVP; from the coding sequence ATGGACAGGCAGCATGAGGCTCCGCGGATCGTGGTGGGCGTCGACGGATCGTCCTCGTCCCAGGCCGCGCTGCGCTGGGCGGTCCGGTACGCAGCGCTGGTGAGCGGGCGAGTGGAGGCGGTCGCGGCGTGGGACCTGCCCGGTGCCGCGTCGTGGTCGGCTCCGGCGGTCGACGCCACGTTCGACGAGGAGGAGGCCGAGCGGCGTCTGGTCGAGGAGGTCCGCACGGTCCTCGGTGAGGACGGTGCCTCCCGTGTGCACCAGCGCCTGGTGCGCGGCAATCCGGTCGATGTCCTGGTCGATGCGGCAGAGGGGGCGGACCTGCTGGTCGTGGGCAGCCGTGGTCGCGGCGGCTTCCGCCGGGCCCTGCTCGGTTCGGTGAGTCAGCAGGCGGCGGTCCACGCGCCGTGTCCGATCACCATCGTCCGGGCGGACGTGTCCGTCCCATAG
- a CDS encoding universal stress protein, translating into MSDQRVALYPGVRGRESGERGDRAVRPDLLGDTHGRVEDDHQADDDGLSLTRDRLLREHSTLDISTHGTEGLAPSKVLAASAAEADLLVLGSRALGAVAGFIVGSTASATLPETDTPVVLVRSVDGRDQPPGHTDDAGPVVLGVDLRSNCDRLLAFACEEADRRACPLVVVHGWSLPPVFSYAPALDPGVEKEMADGLETTLRELLNPWTQMYPQLAVDARVVIGRPAIQILDAASGAALVVVGRRIRRPALGARIGPIAHAVMHHATSPVAVVAHD; encoded by the coding sequence GTGTCGGACCAGCGCGTCGCGCTGTACCCGGGCGTGCGTGGCCGAGAGAGCGGAGAGCGCGGCGACCGCGCGGTCCGCCCGGACCTCCTGGGTGACACCCACGGTCGTGTTGAAGACGACCACCAGGCCGATGACGACGGCCTTTCGCTCACGCGGGACCGGCTGCTGCGTGAACACAGCACGCTCGACATCAGCACCCACGGCACTGAGGGACTCGCGCCCTCCAAGGTCCTCGCCGCGTCTGCGGCAGAGGCGGACCTGCTCGTCCTCGGCTCTCGAGCACTCGGCGCTGTCGCCGGATTCATCGTGGGCTCGACCGCCTCGGCGACCCTTCCCGAGACCGACACACCCGTCGTACTCGTGCGCTCCGTCGACGGCCGAGACCAACCGCCCGGGCACACGGACGATGCCGGACCGGTGGTGCTCGGAGTGGACCTGCGCAGCAACTGCGACCGGCTCCTCGCCTTCGCCTGCGAGGAAGCGGACCGGCGGGCCTGCCCTCTCGTCGTCGTACACGGCTGGTCGCTCCCGCCGGTCTTCTCCTACGCTCCCGCCCTCGATCCCGGCGTCGAGAAGGAAATGGCCGACGGACTCGAGACCACGCTGCGCGAGCTGCTGAACCCCTGGACGCAGATGTACCCGCAACTCGCCGTCGACGCACGCGTCGTCATCGGCCGGCCCGCCATCCAGATCCTGGACGCGGCGTCCGGCGCTGCACTCGTCGTGGTCGGCCGGCGTATCCGTCGCCCGGCACTCGGTGCCCGCATCGGCCCCATCGCCCACGCGGTGATGCACCACGCCACCTCACCGGTCGCCGTCGTGGCGCACGACTGA